The following are encoded together in the Primulina tabacum isolate GXHZ01 chromosome 18, ASM2559414v2, whole genome shotgun sequence genome:
- the LOC142533809 gene encoding uncharacterized protein LOC142533809 isoform X3, translating into MITHLGSNLPICDPPVSVYKGYSMPKDTEKYLLSRGLKNAVYSIRASDLTQDLFGTLVHCPPQLSFSRGDTSSEPVTEKRPHEALWSDYGYIPLMRK; encoded by the exons ATATGTGATCCACCTGTTAGTGTGTACAAAGGCTACTCCATGCCCAAGGACACAGAGAAGTATCTTCTCTCTCGTGGGCTTAAAAATGCTGTTTATTCCATCAGAGCTTCCGATCTTACTCAGGATCTTTTTGGCACCCTTGTGCATTGCCCTCCTCAG CTTTCTTTTTCAAGAGGTGACACATCTAGCGAACCTGTGACAGAGAAGAGGCCACATGAAGCTTTGTGGTCGGATTATGGG TACATTCCGTTGATGAGAAAATGA
- the LOC142533809 gene encoding uncharacterized protein LOC142533809 isoform X1, which produces MITHLGSNLPICDPPVSVYKGYSMPKDTEKYLLSRGLKNAVYSIRASDLTQDLFGTLVHCPPQLSFSRGDTSSEPVTEKRPHEALWSDYGVSFLIQFLVYELTFCNIVSDILQNNLWCNEM; this is translated from the exons ATATGTGATCCACCTGTTAGTGTGTACAAAGGCTACTCCATGCCCAAGGACACAGAGAAGTATCTTCTCTCTCGTGGGCTTAAAAATGCTGTTTATTCCATCAGAGCTTCCGATCTTACTCAGGATCTTTTTGGCACCCTTGTGCATTGCCCTCCTCAG CTTTCTTTTTCAAGAGGTGACACATCTAGCGAACCTGTGACAGAGAAGAGGCCACATGAAGCTTTGTGGTCGGATTATGGGGTGAGTTTTCTGATTCAATTTTTGGTCTATGAACTAACTTTCTGCAACATAGTTTCTGATATACTACAAAATAATTTATGGTGTAATGAGATGTAA
- the LOC142533809 gene encoding uncharacterized protein LOC142533809 isoform X2: protein MITHLGSNLPICDPPVSVYKGYSMPKDTEKYLLSRGLKNAVYSIRASDLTQDLFGTLVHCPPQLSFSRGDTSSEPVTEKRPHEALWSDYGEVIGSEPC from the exons ATATGTGATCCACCTGTTAGTGTGTACAAAGGCTACTCCATGCCCAAGGACACAGAGAAGTATCTTCTCTCTCGTGGGCTTAAAAATGCTGTTTATTCCATCAGAGCTTCCGATCTTACTCAGGATCTTTTTGGCACCCTTGTGCATTGCCCTCCTCAG CTTTCTTTTTCAAGAGGTGACACATCTAGCGAACCTGTGACAGAGAAGAGGCCACATGAAGCTTTGTGGTCGGATTATGGG GAGGTTATTGGATCTGAACCATGTTGA
- the LOC142533157 gene encoding snakin-2-like — translation MASSRKIIPAALLLFFLAQVGIEEVKGAVNRRLLPYIDCGGLCEARCSLHSRPNVCTRACGTCCARCKCVPPGTSGNRELCGTCYTDMTTHGNKTKCP, via the exons ATGGCTTCTTCTCGTAAGATAATTCCAGCTGCCCTTTTACTCTTCTTTCTGGCTCAG GTTGGAATTGAAGAAGTGAAAGGTGCTGTTAATAGAAGGCTTTTACCGTATATAG ATTGTGGAGGATTATGCGAGGCGAGGTGCAGCTTACACTCGAGGCCCAATGTGTGCACAAGGGCTTGCGGCACTTGCTGTGCCCGCTGCAAATGTGTGCCGCCGGGCACCTCCGGCAACAGGGAATTGTGTGGGACATGCTACACCGATATGACTACACATGGAAACAAAACCAAATGTCCTTAA
- the LOC142533224 gene encoding uncharacterized protein LOC142533224 — protein sequence MVQERVNDEKLRLKIICQERDNRDPNRVLEALAIGMSETSRSWVTITLGRTGQVVKRDGSSYDGAYINALPHAGNKRSVRERLGNCVDSSAQFSNKRMRGDGGAMIDADDIRLSRDDLRHKIIRKNMRKQSHNRLQDGEDLRNILSRPAQSSTNSVSAWEKLSETNDTRPRYLEPKDRRHHIPTSRDDRQLISLSRSSSQHLPSSKVQLLLNPRVQHVPDARESGRIRLEPKDSKYCMPELSRSSMISDVHGPRITNNVSKMEPGINSSSPSTLDHLRRRSPPDEALMSSRGLPAPVRDEEPNRIYAVRTLGDTRSSALKDAFDFSRPTSSSSYLTEMAPPVGLMKTRAPIVSTHPLPSSHAQNTSYVVDDHSTVDIFLRSLGLEKFALPFKAEEVDMYSLKRMTDSDLKELGIPMGPRKKIMLALQPRLRRQAL from the exons ATGGTCCAAGAACGAGTCAACGACGAAAAGTTGCGCCTGAAAATTATCTGTCAAGAACGCGACAATCGAGACCCTAATCGA GTTTTGGAAGCTTTGGCCATCGGCATGTCAGAGACTTCGAGGTCTTGGGTGACAATAACCCTCGGACGCACCGGTCAG GTAGTGAAAAGGGATGGAAGTTCATATGATGGTGCTTATATCAATGCACTGCCACATGCTGGAAACAAGCGATCCGTTAGAGAAAGGCTTGGAAATTGCGTAGATTCATCTGCACAGTTCAGTAACAAGAG AATGAGGGGAGACGGTGGAGCTATGATTGATGCTGATG ATATCCGTCTAAGTAGAGATGATCTCCGGCACAAAATCATTCGAAAAAATATGCGCAAGCAAAGTCATAACAGACTACAGGATGGGGAAGATCTTCGCAACATCCTCTCAAGGCCTGCACAATCTTCAACAAATAGTGTATCTGCATGGGAAAAGCTGTCTGAAACAAATGATACTAGACCACGTTATTTGGAACCGAAAGATAGAAGACATCACATTCCAACCTCTAGGGATGATAGACAGTTAATATCTCTCTCCAGGAGTTCTAGCCAACATTTACCATCATCGAAGGTTCAGCTACTTCTCAATCCTAGGGTACAACACGTGCCTGATGCCAGAGAAAGTGGACGAATCCGTCTTGAGCCAAAGGATAGCAAATATTGTATGCCAGAACTTAGTCGTTCTAGTATGATATCTGATGTACATGGCCCAAGAATTACAAATAATGTATCCAAGATGGAGCCAGGGATAAATTCTTCTTCTCCCTCGACCTTGGATCATTTAAGGCGAAGATCACCACCCGATGAAGCTTTGATGAGCTCTAGAGGTCTTCCTGCACCTGTAAGAGATGAAGAACCAAATAGAATATATGCTGTTAGGACATTGGGTGATACCAGATCGAGTGCACTTAAAGATGCTTTTGATTTTTCAAGACCCACAAGTTCTTCATCTTATTTGACAGAAATGGCTCCACCTGTTGGACTGATGAAGACCAGGGCACCAATTGTCTCTACACATCCTTTACCAAGCAGTCACGCACAAAATACTTCATATGTG GTGGATGATCACTCTACTGTTGACATCTTTCTGAGGTCACTGGGCCTTGAAAAGTTTGCCCTTCCTTTTAAGGCCGAGGAG GTGGATATGTATTCTTTGAAGCGGATGACTGACAGTGACCTTAAAGAGTTGGGAATACCCATG GGACCAAGGAAGAAAATCATGCTCGCACTGCAACCTCGTCTTAGAAGGCAAGCATTATAG
- the LOC142533808 gene encoding protein PLASTID REDOX INSENSITIVE 2, chloroplastic-like: protein MGLIPKKIKPLFQKLHKNRSLKLRRKDMASSISAATSLYNSPASKLLSSNILPSFLRIPKTPLLHLHSSLACVKKRDNFICRAEMEYKFPDPIPEFADSETEKFRTHLAKKLSKKDMFGDSVDEVVGICTQIFSDFLHTEYGGPGTLLVIPFIDMADTLNERGLPGGPQAARAAVKWAQDHVDKDWKEWTT from the exons ATGGGCTTAATCCCAAAGAAGATTAAGCCCCTTTTTCAAAAGCTTCACAAAAATAGATCACTGAAACTGCGACGCAAAGACATGGCTTCCTCCATATCTGCTGCAACATCACTCTACAATTCGCCTGCTTCGAAATTATTATCTTCAAATATTCTTCCCTCTTTTCTAAGGATACCCAAAACTCCTCTCCTTCATCTTCATTCTTCTTTAGCTTGTGTCAAAAAAAGGGACAACTTCATTTGCCGGGCCGAGATGGAGTACAAGTTCCCAGACCCCATCCCAGAATTTGCTGATTCT GAGACTGAAAAGTTCAGGACTCATTTGGCTAAGAAGCTGTCCAAGAAAGATATGTTTGGGGATTCAGTGGACGAAGTTGTCGGAATCTGTACTCAG ATCTTCAGTGATTTCTTGCACACGGAATACGGTGGTCCAGGAACTCTACTGGTGATTCCTTTTATCGACATGGCCGACACTCTAAATGAGAGAGGTTTACCTGGAGGACCTCAGGCCGCTCGAGCAGCCGTAAAATGGGCTCAAGATCACGTCGACAAGGATTGGAAAGAGTGGACTACATGA